One stretch of Cytophagia bacterium CHB2 DNA includes these proteins:
- a CDS encoding ATP-binding cassette domain-containing protein: MIVIEDLKKKFEELPVLRGVNLTIEDGCTTAIIGGSGCGKSVLLKHIIGLLKPDSGSVLVDGDNIPQLPYPRLVEVRKKIGMVFQGSALFDSMTIEENMAMGLARHTKLASADIKKRISESLTMVGLAGVEPKFPAELSGGMKKRAAIARALVMKPQFLLYDEPTTGLDPPRADSINQVIFDLNEQLGVTSVVVTHDMHSVYRVAHKVAMLHEGRIHFYGTPAELAQCNEPAVLEFLESARGHEWLKRDN, from the coding sequence ATGATTGTCATTGAGGATCTAAAGAAGAAATTCGAAGAATTGCCGGTGTTGCGCGGCGTCAACTTGACGATTGAAGACGGTTGCACCACAGCCATCATCGGTGGCAGCGGTTGCGGCAAATCCGTTTTGCTCAAACATATTATTGGATTGTTGAAACCCGATAGCGGTTCGGTATTAGTCGATGGTGATAACATTCCACAACTGCCCTACCCGCGACTGGTGGAAGTGCGCAAGAAAATCGGCATGGTCTTTCAAGGCTCAGCCTTATTCGACTCCATGACCATTGAAGAAAACATGGCCATGGGGCTGGCCCGCCACACCAAGCTCGCCAGCGCTGATATCAAAAAACGCATCAGCGAGTCGTTGACGATGGTTGGCCTGGCGGGCGTTGAGCCGAAGTTTCCGGCAGAACTGAGCGGGGGCATGAAAAAGCGCGCCGCGATTGCACGCGCGCTAGTGATGAAACCGCAATTTCTGCTGTATGACGAGCCCACCACCGGGCTTGATCCGCCGCGTGCGGATTCCATCAATCAAGTCATTTTTGATTTGAATGAGCAACTCGGCGTCACCTCGGTGGTGGTGACGCATGACATGCACAGTGTTTACCGCGTCGCGCACAAAGTGGCGATGTTGCATGAAGGACGGATTCATTTCTACGGCACGCCGGCGGAACTGGCGCAATGCAACGAACCTGCGGTGCTTGAATTTCTCGAAAGCGCGCGCGGACATGAATGGTTAAAACGCGATAATTAG
- a CDS encoding ABC transporter permease, with translation MINLFRKVGALFLNFLFHVGSFGKLMYRTIISFSDARTWAGLVVEQMMKIGVQSLPVVLYISLFMGMVTSLQAIHQFTQTVPLYIAGTVVQKAVLQELAAAMTALVLAGRVGASIAAEIGTMKVTEQIDALEAMAFNPVSYLVVPRLIAGMVMLPVLAAFAAFIAMISGWLTAVSLADITTVEFFKGAKQYVNWRDFALPLSKSILFGASIIMVACYQGFNAKQGAEGVGEAATKAAVSACLMILTLDFVMATVILT, from the coding sequence ATGATTAATTTGTTCAGGAAAGTCGGCGCGCTGTTTTTGAATTTTTTGTTTCACGTCGGCAGCTTTGGAAAATTGATGTATCGTACCATTATTTCATTTTCCGACGCGCGCACCTGGGCCGGCCTGGTCGTCGAGCAAATGATGAAGATCGGCGTCCAGTCGCTGCCTGTGGTATTGTACATCTCCCTGTTTATGGGCATGGTCACCTCGCTGCAAGCCATTCACCAATTTACGCAAACGGTGCCGCTTTACATTGCCGGCACGGTGGTTCAGAAAGCCGTTCTGCAAGAGCTGGCTGCCGCGATGACAGCATTGGTTTTAGCCGGCCGCGTGGGCGCCTCGATTGCCGCTGAAATCGGCACCATGAAAGTGACGGAACAGATCGACGCGCTGGAAGCCATGGCCTTTAACCCGGTTTCTTATCTTGTCGTGCCGCGTTTAATCGCGGGTATGGTGATGTTGCCCGTCTTGGCGGCGTTTGCCGCATTCATCGCCATGATCTCCGGTTGGCTCACCGCGGTCTCGCTCGCCGACATTACGACGGTCGAGTTCTTTAAAGGCGCGAAGCAATACGTCAATTGGCGCGATTTTGCCCTTCCGCTTTCGAAATCCATTTTGTTTGGCGCTTCAATCATTATGGTGGCTTGCTATCAGGGTTTTAATGCCAAGCAAGGCGCAGAAGGCGTCGGCGAAGCAGCCACCAAGGCCGCTGTCTCTGCCTGTTTGATGATTCTGACGCTGGATTTTGTAATGGCGACGGTCATTTTGACTTGA